The stretch of DNA GAATCTTGTTCGACGAATTGCGCTCCTCGTTATTGATCAAGCCAGCCAGCACCTGGTTCTCGCCATCTTTCAGCTGCAACATGGTCGAAGCTTGACGCGTGCCGAGCTGGTAGGCCGTGGTGCCGTTCTTGGTGGTGATGGTGTTGACCAGATTACTGACTTCCAGCTGCATGCGGATTGCCACTTCGTTGTTCAGATAGATGGTCGGCTCGGCGTTCAGGGTCAACCCGACTTCCACGTAAGTGACCGAGTCGCTGGCAAAGCCGCCCACGCCGGACGACACGGTAGAGGTGATCACCGGCAGCTTGTCGCCGATGACGATCTTGGCCTTCTCTTTGTTGCGCACGCGGATGCGCGGATTGGCCAACAGGTTGGAGTCGTTGTCGTTCTTGTTGGCGTTGACGCCCAGCTGCACGCCGGTCACACTGATGGTGTCCGGGTTCAGGTTTTTCAGGTCGCGCACCGTGATGCCGGCGCCGCCGGAAGTCGACAGCGGTGCGAAGTTCAGCGACGTTGGCCATACCACACCCAGGTCCATCAAGCTGGAACGCTTCACTTCCAGGATCTCCACCTCCAGCATCACTTCCGGTTCCGGCGTATCCTGCAGCGCAATCAGGCGCTCAGCCAGACGGATCGCTTCCGGCGTGTCTCGCAGGATGATCAGGTTAAGTTTTTCATCCACCACCACGTCGCGCGACTTGAGGATGGTCTTCAGCGTATTGGCCACCAGCTTGGCCTCGGCGTTCGCCAGGAAGAAGGTCTTAACCGTCATCTCCTGGTATTCCTTCAGCTTGGCCGCGATGTTCGGATAGATCAGGATGGTGTTGGCGTCCATGACTTGCTGCTCCAGCTGATTGGTCAGCAGCAGGAAATAGATCGCCGATTCCACGGTGCTGTTCTTTAGCAGTATCGTGGTTTTCTGGTCGGTCTTCACGTCCTTGTCGAATACAAAATTCAGGCCGGAGCGGCGCGAGATGATTTCAAATACCTGCTTCAGCGGCGCGTCACGGAACTCGATGCTGATCGGCTGCCTGTAGCTTTTCGCCAGGCCGGTTTCCGCCACGGGCGGCGCGCTCTTGTCGGTGACTTCGCGCAGCATCACACGCGCCCTGTCGTTGGCTGGCGTTTCATCCAGCACCGCGTTCAGCTTCTGCTTGGCCAACTCATATTCGCCACGCCCCAGGTTCTGGGCGGCGGCGTCCAGCAGCTTGCCCTGACGGCTGTCGCGCTCCAGCGCGTGCATGCCGGCGGTGGCGCGCTCGTTTTGCGGGTCCAGCGCCAGTACCCGGCGGTAGCCCTGCTCCGCCGGCAGCGCGCGGCCTGCAGCCTGCTCGCGCTCTGCGGTCTCCAGCCAACGCCGCGCAGCACTTTCGCGTGCTTGCGCCAGGGCGGCGCGGTATTGCGCATTACCGGGTTCCGCCTGTACCGCCTCCTGGTATTTCGCCAGGCCGGCTTCGGTCTGGTTCTTCGCGATCAGCTCATTACCGTCGCGGTAAGCCATTTGGCCGGCGCAACCGCCCAGCAGCATGGCCAACGCCAGACAGCGGCCGATCGTTATCAGGGGGCTCGCCATCACTCAAGAACTCCAATATTCATTTGCTGTTGCTGCTTCAAGGGCAGATAGGTTACGGTCATCAGCGGCGGCGCGATCTTTTCAACACGATAAACGCCGTCAATGACCGCGTTGTTACGCACCGAATAGGTCTTGTCGCCGCGCGACAGGTAGACTTCCCACGCGCCATCCGCTGCGGCTTTGCCGATGTAGACGAACGGCATGGGCGGCGCCATCGGTGGCGGTGGCGGCTGGTTCGATGGTGGCGGCGCTGGTGGCGGCGGATTCCAGTTATGGTCCATGAAGATGCCCTCGCCTGCGGCGAAGGTAGCGTCGCCGGCGTCGCCCACCAGTTCTGCACGCGGGGTCAGGCGCAAAATGGCGGGATCGGCCTGTGCCTTGCCGTCCTTGGCGGATGCGGACGTGGTCCTGGCCGCAGCCGCCACCGCACTGCGGGTCACCGGTTCGGCAATGTCGCTGACGGGAGCGTTATCGCCGAACAGCACCAGCGCTGCGGCGCCCACCAGCGCCACGGCCATCGCGATCTGGTAGGGCTTCATGGTGCGCCATCCTTCAGATACAAGGTGAAGCGCAGCCGCGCCTCAACCGTCGGTTCGGCGATGCTCTCGCGGCGGAAACCTACTTCATCCAGCGAGGCGAATGGCATCGCGCGCAGGCTTTGCATGGCGAACTGCCAGATGGCCTGATACGGCCCTTTCACCGGCAGGATGATCTGGTAGGTGCTGACGCGGCTGGCCTTGTCGAAACCAGCCTTGTATTCACCCTGACTCAATACCAGATTGGATTGGGCCGCGAGGTCGAACAACAGCTTGACCTGCTGCTCGGCATAGCGCTGCTCTCCCAGCACACCGTAGAACACCGCCAGGTTCTGGTTGGCGGACGGCGGCGCGGGCGACGCTGCCAGCGTGGAAGGCGCCGGCAAAGGCTGGGCCATCACCCGGGCTTGTGCGGCACTGCGCGGCAGCAGCACTGCCCATGCGGCCACACCGGCTGCGCACAGCATCATGGCGAGACAGGCCAGCAGTCCAAGCCGCAGCACAGCGATACGGGCGCGCAGTAGCAGCGCCGCGATTTTCACATTATTCATTTTGCCAGCCATGTCGCCTCCAACTGGAAGCGCAAGGGCCGGTTCGGGTCCTGCTCATTGATTTCGTGACGGGACAACATGACGCCGCTGAAGCTTTCCTGCTCCTTCAGCGCTTCGATGTAGGCCACCATGTCGTCGCTGTTCTTTGTTTCAGCCGTGATTTTCAGGATGCGCTTGCGCGGATCGGGCTCCATCGCGATCAGCGCCACGCTGCGCGGTGTCGCCGCCAGTACGGCGTCCTGCAGTTCACGCCATGGAAGATTGAGTTGCATGATGGCGTCATTGACGAAGCTCGCCTGCGCTTCGGGAATCGCGACTTTCGCCACCTCGGGCGGACGTGCCGACAGCGCCGCCACGCGCTCCTGCGCATGCCGCAACTGGTGTTCGCGTTCGTGCTGCTGTTCCAGCAACCGCCAGCCGCCAAAGCCTGCGCCGGCGCACAGCAGCAGGCCAGCGCCGGCCAACGCCAGGACAGCGGGATGGAGGTGGAACCAGGTGCGGCGCATACCGCGTGGTGCGAAGTCGATTTTCATGGCGCGTGGACGATTGCTCATGCCGGCTGCTCCGCCAGCGCGCCGCATGGAATGTGCGCGGAACTGCCCACCGGTTTGATCCAGCTGGCGGGGACGCTGCCATTCACTTGCAGCAGCAAAGGCGCGTCCACTTCCAGCAGCAGCGCTTCGCGTTGCAGCGTCTGCGTCAGCCAGTCATGCCCGGCGCCGGGCGGAATCGGCAGCGGACGGACGGCGCGCACGCCTTGGCCATCCGCTTCGGTGGCGGCCAGTGTCAGCAACTGCTCGTGCACATGGCCGAACCAAGCGCCCTTCTTCATGCCACGACGGCTGCGGTTCCAGGCGCTGACAAAGCGCGGCTCAATGGCGACGATAGAAAGCTTGCACTCCTGCGCCACCGCCTGCAAGGAAGCCAGCAAGGCGCGCGGCACGCCTGCGGCAAAGAATGGTTGCGTCGCAGACCAGTCGGCGGAGACTTGCCACGCGGCCGGCGTTTCACCATACAGCGACTGGAAGCGCAGGCCCGCGGCCGCCGCCAGGTCTGCCATGTGCGCGGCGCCAGGCGGCGGCGTGACACGCCACATGCGCGTCAGTTCATCCGCCAGCACAATGCTGACCGGCCATCCTGCTGCGTCCAATTCGCCCAATATTGCGCGCAGCGCGTTGGCGATGGCGTCGAAGGGATGGTCGGCGGAAGGCGCGATCGCCTGTGTGGCCAACGTTTCCGCTGCAGCGCTGGCGGCACGGCCGAAGCCACGCCAACGGCGCACGCGCTGCACATTGACTGCATGCGGCCCCACGTCGATGCGCAGGAATTGTCCAAAGCCTCTACGCATGCAAAGTCACCCGTTTGATTTCCGTTAGCGTGGTGCCGCCACGCCTGACCAGTTCCAGCGCCGCCTGGCGCAGGCTGCGCGTGCCGTTCTCGTAGGCGGCCTGCTTGATCTGGCGGATCGGCCGCTTGTCGACGATCAGTTCGCGAATTTCGTCGTTCAAGGTCAGTATCTCGGCGATCGAGCGGCGTCCCTTGTAGCCGGTGCCGCGGCAATCGCCACAGCCCTTGCCCTGCATGAAGCGGTACGCATGCACGTCGGCGCGGGCCAGGCCGGCGCTGGCCAGCTCCTGATCGTCCGGCGTGTAATCGGTGGCGCAGTGCGGGCAATTGATGCGCACCAGGCGCTGGGCCCAGATGCCGTTCAGCGCCGACACGAAAGCATAAGGATCGATGCCCATGTGGGTGAAGCGGCCGAACACGTCGAACACATTATTCGCATGCACGGTGGTCAGCACCAGATGGCCTGTCAGCGCCGACTGCACGGCGATTTCCGCCGTCTCGCGGTCGCGGATTTCGCCGACCATGATCTTGTCCGGGTCATGCCGCAAGATGGAGCGCAATCCTTTGGCGAAGGTCAGTCCCTTCTTCTCATTGACCGGAATTTGCAGGATGCCGGGCAGCTGGTACTCGACCGGATCTTCAATCGTGATGATCTTTTCGCGGCCGTTATGAATTTCGGTCAGCGCCGCGTACAGCGTGGTGGTCTTGCCGGAGCCGGTCGGCCCGGTCACCAGCAGCATGCCGTAAGCCTCCTGCGCCAGCGTGCGCAGCGTGACCAGCGAGGGCGCGTCGAAACCCAGCGCCTCCAGCGTCAGCGCGCCATAGGC from Duganella dendranthematis encodes:
- a CDS encoding secretin N-terminal domain-containing protein — encoded protein: MASPLITIGRCLALAMLLGGCAGQMAYRDGNELIAKNQTEAGLAKYQEAVQAEPGNAQYRAALAQARESAARRWLETAEREQAAGRALPAEQGYRRVLALDPQNERATAGMHALERDSRQGKLLDAAAQNLGRGEYELAKQKLNAVLDETPANDRARVMLREVTDKSAPPVAETGLAKSYRQPISIEFRDAPLKQVFEIISRRSGLNFVFDKDVKTDQKTTILLKNSTVESAIYFLLLTNQLEQQVMDANTILIYPNIAAKLKEYQEMTVKTFFLANAEAKLVANTLKTILKSRDVVVDEKLNLIILRDTPEAIRLAERLIALQDTPEPEVMLEVEILEVKRSSLMDLGVVWPTSLNFAPLSTSGGAGITVRDLKNLNPDTISVTGVQLGVNANKNDNDSNLLANPRIRVRNKEKAKIVIGDKLPVITSTVSSGVGGFASDSVTYVEVGLTLNAEPTIYLNNEVAIRMQLEVSNLVNTITTKNGTTAYQLGTRQASTMLQLKDGENQVLAGLINNEERNSSNKIPGFSELPVISRLFGSQRDDNAKTEIVLSITPHLIRNVQRPEASAAEFSAGTDASFRRRPDPAPRADVVLPPPPGTVRPAPAPAPAAAPAEQ